From a single Streptomyces rubradiris genomic region:
- a CDS encoding response regulator transcription factor, whose translation MEQTHTSQSGAATTTPGAQRRVLVVEDDPTIVDAIAARLRAEGFLVQTAADGPAAVDTAEAWQPDLLILDIMLPGFDGLEVCRRVQAQRPVPVLMLTARDDETDMLVGLGVGADDYMTKPFSMRELAARVHVLLRRVERAALAAATPRTGILRLGELEIDHAQRRVRVKSEDVHLTPTEFDLLVCLANTPRAVLSREQLLAEVWDWADASGTRTVDSHIKALRRKIGAERIRTVHGVGYALETPTL comes from the coding sequence ATGGAGCAGACACACACCTCCCAGAGCGGCGCGGCGACGACCACCCCGGGCGCACAGCGCCGGGTGCTGGTCGTCGAGGACGACCCCACGATCGTCGACGCCATCGCGGCCCGGCTCCGTGCCGAGGGATTCCTGGTGCAGACGGCGGCCGACGGTCCGGCCGCCGTCGACACGGCCGAGGCCTGGCAGCCCGACCTGCTGATCCTCGACATCATGCTGCCCGGCTTCGACGGCCTGGAGGTGTGCCGGCGGGTGCAGGCGCAACGGCCGGTGCCGGTGCTGATGCTGACCGCGCGGGACGACGAGACGGACATGCTGGTCGGGCTCGGCGTGGGCGCCGACGACTACATGACCAAGCCGTTCTCCATGCGTGAGCTGGCGGCCCGGGTGCATGTGCTGCTGCGCCGGGTGGAGCGGGCCGCGCTGGCCGCCGCCACGCCCCGCACCGGCATCCTGCGCCTCGGCGAGCTGGAGATCGACCACGCCCAGCGCCGGGTGCGGGTGAAGTCCGAGGACGTCCACCTGACGCCGACCGAGTTCGACCTGCTGGTGTGCCTGGCGAACACCCCGCGCGCGGTGCTCTCCCGGGAGCAGTTGCTGGCCGAGGTGTGGGACTGGGCGGACGCCTCCGGCACCCGCACGGTCGACAGCCACATCAAGGCGCTGCGCCGCAAGATCGGCGCGGAGCGGATCCGGACCGTGCACGGCGTGGGCTACGCGCTGGAGACACCGACCCTGTGA